Proteins co-encoded in one Bacteroidales bacterium genomic window:
- a CDS encoding Crp/Fnr family transcriptional regulator: protein MDRKELIASIPMINLGANCFEDLSDDILNELQFYKHQMKFKPGEILFKQGAYTSSAMFILKGYVKECMENGFGKNTNLRIATQGDFLSLSGLFYPGTYHFTAQALSDCTICVFDNEYLRKLASENTMFSFKLMGRFARTESRYFSVFNSMLYKQMNGKMAQVILYLSNFPENEGISVYNYLTRKDIAEFAVVTPENATRVIKGFEADGLIRLEDKKIIVLDALALEKIKELG from the coding sequence ATGGATAGGAAAGAATTAATTGCCTCAATCCCTATGATCAATCTCGGAGCTAATTGTTTTGAAGATTTGTCAGATGACATTTTGAACGAATTACAATTTTACAAACACCAAATGAAGTTCAAACCCGGCGAAATATTATTTAAGCAGGGAGCCTATACTTCTTCGGCAATGTTTATTTTGAAGGGATATGTAAAGGAATGTATGGAAAATGGGTTTGGTAAAAATACCAATTTAAGAATAGCAACGCAGGGTGATTTTCTTTCTTTGTCGGGATTATTTTATCCCGGCACATATCATTTTACTGCTCAGGCCTTAAGCGATTGTACTATCTGTGTGTTTGATAATGAGTATTTACGTAAACTTGCAAGTGAAAATACAATGTTTAGTTTTAAGTTGATGGGAAGATTCGCAAGAACTGAAAGCAGGTATTTCTCCGTATTCAACAGTATGTTATATAAGCAGATGAACGGCAAAATGGCGCAAGTTATATTATATCTTTCAAATTTCCCCGAGAACGAAGGCATTTCTGTTTATAATTACTTGACAAGAAAAGATATTGCGGAATTTGCTGTTGTTACACCCGAAAATGCTACAAGGGTAATCAAGGGTTTTGAAGCCGACGGTTTAATACGTCTTGAGGATAAAAAGATTATAGTTTTGGATGCGTTGGCTTTGGAAAAAATAAAGGAATTGGGATAG
- a CDS encoding efflux RND transporter periplasmic adaptor subunit, protein MNKFKKLMILSCIALLFVGCGQKNTTTETHVERIEPVETLVLHKSEIARILDFNTTLQGYETMNVAPSMTGRIEHIYVEVGSRVNKGDNLARLDQNQVRTAKLSLANLEVEYERVEALHKMGSISQQNYDQIKLQLEQTRENVAFLEQNTYVKAPFSGVITAKYYEDGELYSGQPIVVLTQMNVLKAFINIPETYFPLVKNGMDVDVRSTIYPDRVFPAKIEMVYPTIDASSHTFQVKLIISNPHETLRPGMYATTTISMGEIESVIAPYQSVLKMQGANERYVFLNENGVAKRVVVNLGQRFDDNIEILSDQIKEGSELVVVGQARLVEGVKLNVVNKK, encoded by the coding sequence ATGAATAAATTTAAAAAACTAATGATTTTAAGCTGTATAGCTTTACTTTTTGTCGGTTGCGGACAAAAAAACACAACTACTGAAACACACGTTGAGCGTATTGAACCTGTTGAAACCCTTGTTTTGCACAAGAGTGAGATTGCAAGAATCCTTGATTTCAACACAACTTTACAAGGTTATGAAACTATGAATGTTGCGCCTTCAATGACTGGTCGTATAGAACATATTTATGTTGAAGTCGGCTCAAGAGTTAATAAAGGTGATAATCTTGCCCGCCTGGATCAAAACCAAGTCAGAACGGCAAAGCTTTCCTTGGCTAATCTTGAGGTTGAATATGAAAGAGTTGAAGCTTTGCATAAAATGGGTAGTATTTCTCAGCAAAATTATGATCAGATAAAGTTGCAATTGGAACAGACTCGTGAGAATGTGGCTTTCTTGGAACAGAATACATACGTAAAAGCGCCTTTCTCCGGTGTAATAACAGCAAAATATTATGAAGACGGAGAACTTTATTCAGGTCAACCGATCGTTGTATTAACACAAATGAATGTTCTGAAAGCTTTTATCAATATTCCCGAAACATATTTTCCTTTGGTGAAAAACGGTATGGATGTAGATGTTCGTTCAACAATTTATCCGGATAGAGTATTTCCGGCAAAAATTGAAATGGTATATCCGACAATTGATGCATCATCACATACTTTCCAAGTTAAGCTGATTATTTCTAATCCGCATGAAACACTCAGGCCGGGAATGTATGCTACCACAACAATTTCGATGGGAGAAATTGAGAGTGTGATAGCACCTTATCAATCTGTATTAAAAATGCAGGGAGCTAATGAACGTTATGTTTTCTTAAATGAAAACGGCGTGGCAAAAAGAGTTGTCGTTAATTTGGGTCAACGTTTCGACGATAATATTGAGATTTTGTCAGACCAAATCAAAGAAGGTAGTGAACTTGTTGTTGTTGGTCAAGCAAGGCTCGTTGAAGGAGTCAAACTTAATGTTGTCAATAAAAAATAA
- a CDS encoding phosphoenolpyruvate carboxykinase (ATP) — MNPINKLHDALNKHQKVFKNLERSKMIEHAIDNREAIVCESGALATWSRPESTGRSPKDTVMVKRTISEKNIDWTSANNLPIDEKVFDMVFEDAIQMLLEKPQAYVTERVVGADSDYALPVTTVTSSALHSVFIDNMFRPIPADIHKSIFYNKDFLLLCLPYNKLDKKKYDGLLRKLPDGTTSDMIVAMDYDRRCGVIVGSSYCGSMKKMIFTVMNYYLPLEGILPLHCSANEGKDGDSALLLGLSGTGKTTLSADPNRALLGDDEHGWDDKGIANFEYGCFAKMIDINPKKEPDIYDAVMHKAEPTKHGAILENAMVYPNGEVDYYDNRLTENSRASYPLSFLKNIKESSCSGHPTTILFLTADAYGVLPPVSILNKEQAMLWFLMGYTSKLAGTETGIVEPQTTFSRFFGAPFMPSNPNMYSDLLGAKMDKHNTQVYLINTGWTGGGYGVGKRFDLVYTRKMVDAALNGTLNTNDYIVDEVFHLHIPKHIEGVPDDLLVPINTWQNKEAYHIAAKKLAEQFAQAFKKSYGDKNISDKIAKYCPGM; from the coding sequence ATGAATCCTATCAACAAATTACATGATGCACTAAACAAGCATCAGAAAGTTTTCAAGAATCTTGAAAGAAGCAAAATGATCGAACACGCTATTGATAACCGTGAGGCGATAGTTTGTGAAAGCGGTGCACTGGCTACTTGGTCGCGCCCCGAATCCACAGGAAGAAGTCCGAAAGATACGGTAATGGTTAAAAGAACAATCTCTGAAAAGAATATAGATTGGACTTCTGCTAATAATCTGCCGATAGACGAAAAAGTTTTTGATATGGTTTTTGAAGATGCTATTCAAATGCTTCTTGAAAAACCTCAGGCTTACGTTACCGAGAGAGTTGTAGGCGCCGATTCCGACTATGCTTTACCAGTAACAACAGTTACCAGTTCTGCATTACATTCGGTTTTTATAGACAATATGTTTCGTCCAATTCCTGCAGATATTCATAAAAGTATTTTTTATAATAAAGACTTCCTTTTATTATGTTTGCCGTACAATAAATTAGATAAGAAAAAATACGACGGTTTACTTAGAAAACTACCCGACGGTACGACTTCAGATATGATTGTTGCTATGGATTATGATCGCCGCTGCGGTGTTATTGTCGGTTCATCTTATTGCGGTTCAATGAAAAAGATGATCTTTACCGTTATGAATTATTATCTTCCTTTGGAAGGAATTTTACCTTTGCATTGTTCCGCTAATGAAGGTAAGGACGGCGACTCCGCTTTGTTGCTCGGACTTTCTGGGACAGGAAAAACAACTCTTTCGGCAGATCCAAACAGAGCTCTTCTTGGTGATGATGAACATGGTTGGGATGATAAAGGTATCGCGAATTTTGAATACGGTTGTTTTGCAAAAATGATTGATATTAATCCGAAAAAAGAACCGGATATTTATGATGCTGTGATGCACAAGGCTGAACCTACAAAACACGGTGCAATTCTTGAAAACGCAATGGTTTATCCGAACGGCGAAGTGGATTATTATGACAACCGTTTAACGGAAAACTCCCGCGCATCTTATCCGTTGTCATTTTTGAAAAATATCAAGGAAAGTTCTTGTAGCGGACATCCAACTACTATACTTTTCCTCACGGCAGATGCTTATGGTGTTTTACCTCCTGTTTCAATTCTAAATAAAGAACAAGCAATGCTTTGGTTCCTTATGGGTTACACCAGCAAACTTGCCGGTACGGAAACTGGTATTGTGGAACCGCAAACAACTTTCAGCAGATTTTTCGGAGCTCCTTTCATGCCTAGTAATCCTAATATGTATTCGGATCTTCTCGGTGCTAAAATGGATAAACACAATACTCAGGTTTATCTTATCAATACGGGTTGGACAGGCGGCGGTTATGGCGTAGGAAAGCGGTTTGATCTCGTATATACTCGCAAAATGGTTGATGCTGCACTTAACGGAACACTCAATACAAATGATTATATTGTAGATGAAGTCTTTCATTTACATATTCCGAAACATATCGAAGGTGTTCCTGATGACCTTTTAGTTCCTATCAATACATGGCAAAACAAGGAAGCTTATCATATTGCTGCCAAGAAACTGGCGGAACAATTCGCTCAAGCATTTAAAAAATCTTACGGAGATAAAAATATTAGCGATAAAATTGCTAAGTATTGCCCGGGAATGTAA
- a CDS encoding TolC family protein produces the protein MNKKIFLVVFVAIAMFCNGFAQESKTLSLSLKDAQQYAWEHNLSVANSDLSIQKAKRAKWQTLATMLPQVNGSLDYQNYCGYEMVMEMDTGVPGVEPISVAIPLNPVGTMAVTAAVAISGAQIVGTLLNNIAIEMADINSEKNKQQISSTVSQLYTTALAMEETIGLLEQSLENLKTLYQTTQNSVTVGVAEQVDADQLYVQVSSLENTINSTKRTLEMLYNSLILQLGADIDSKLILTDKLDDIIDINSTHNLIATNFNMSNNYDYQLLQKNLALTQKQITMSAMDYIPSANVFYQYSAKTYFGKSEGMNMTPPSLVGVSVSVPIWSSGTRTAKLQEAKLSHQIAQNEFITTSDALKIQERQLKYNLLSAYENYETQSKNIEVSERVFGNISNKYEYGRASSLDVTNASTNLITAQSNYIQSIIDLTNAKIELKNLLNITD, from the coding sequence ATGAATAAAAAAATCTTTTTAGTTGTTTTTGTGGCTATTGCAATGTTTTGCAACGGATTTGCTCAAGAAAGCAAAACATTGTCGCTTTCGCTTAAAGATGCACAACAGTATGCATGGGAACATAACTTGTCTGTTGCAAATAGCGATCTATCTATCCAGAAAGCTAAAAGAGCCAAATGGCAAACGTTAGCTACGATGCTGCCACAAGTTAACGGATCTCTGGATTATCAAAACTATTGCGGTTATGAAATGGTTATGGAAATGGATACGGGCGTGCCCGGCGTAGAACCGATTAGCGTGGCAATACCCTTAAATCCGGTAGGAACTATGGCGGTTACTGCTGCTGTTGCAATTAGCGGTGCACAAATTGTAGGTACTTTACTTAATAATATAGCTATTGAAATGGCTGATATTAATTCGGAGAAAAACAAACAACAAATATCTTCGACCGTATCTCAATTATATACAACAGCTTTAGCGATGGAAGAAACTATAGGATTGCTTGAACAAAGTTTGGAAAACCTTAAAACTTTATATCAAACAACCCAAAATTCGGTAACAGTGGGTGTTGCAGAGCAAGTTGACGCTGATCAACTTTACGTTCAAGTGTCTTCTTTGGAAAATACAATAAACAGCACTAAGCGAACTCTCGAAATGTTGTATAATTCATTAATATTACAATTAGGCGCTGATATAGATAGCAAACTTATTCTCACAGACAAACTTGACGATATAATTGATATTAATTCTACTCACAACCTTATTGCAACTAATTTTAACATGAGTAATAATTACGATTACCAATTATTGCAAAAGAATCTTGCATTAACGCAAAAACAAATTACGATGAGTGCAATGGATTATATTCCTTCTGCAAATGTTTTCTATCAATATTCTGCAAAAACATATTTTGGAAAAAGCGAAGGTATGAATATGACTCCTCCGAGTTTGGTTGGAGTTTCTGTCAGCGTTCCTATTTGGTCAAGCGGAACGAGAACTGCAAAACTTCAGGAAGCAAAATTATCGCATCAGATTGCACAAAATGAATTTATAACAACAAGCGATGCGCTAAAGATTCAAGAACGCCAGTTAAAATATAATTTGCTCTCTGCTTATGAAAACTATGAAACTCAAAGTAAGAACATTGAGGTTTCCGAAAGAGTTTTCGGTAATATCTCTAATAAATATGAGTATGGTAGAGCTTCCAGCCTTGACGTTACTAATGCGAGTACAAACCTTATTACCGCTCAAAGCAATTATATTCAATCGATTATCGATTTAACGAATGCTAAAATAGAATTGAAAAACTTATTAAATATTACCGATTAA
- a CDS encoding TetR/AcrR family transcriptional regulator — translation MNVRDKIITTSSEMFLKYGLRSVSIDDICNELRISKKTFYSYFNQKEELIEEILESLRCGQIKFIKKKTSNDDNANSIDKMLKGASFFNEKHHEKFGSFFFDMQKYYPDILQKHMQEADEKMYEIVRDNLIEGVQDNLYRKEIDVVAMAIFLTALKGKAVDNLKQFRKFTTQQSIDFLLDSYLRILVNENGLQYYLKVKNNKEKVK, via the coding sequence ATGAATGTGCGTGATAAAATAATAACAACATCCTCTGAGATGTTCTTGAAATACGGACTTAGAAGCGTGTCTATTGATGACATTTGCAACGAATTACGTATTTCTAAGAAAACTTTCTATTCCTATTTTAACCAAAAAGAAGAATTGATTGAAGAAATACTTGAGTCGTTGCGTTGCGGACAGATTAAGTTTATTAAGAAAAAAACAAGTAATGATGATAATGCAAACAGCATTGATAAAATGTTGAAGGGTGCAAGTTTTTTTAATGAGAAACATCACGAGAAATTCGGAAGTTTCTTCTTTGATATGCAAAAATATTATCCCGATATTCTGCAAAAACACATGCAGGAAGCCGATGAAAAAATGTATGAGATTGTAAGAGACAATTTGATTGAAGGAGTTCAAGATAATTTATATCGTAAAGAAATTGATGTTGTTGCAATGGCAATTTTTTTAACTGCTTTAAAAGGTAAGGCTGTAGATAATTTGAAACAATTTAGAAAGTTTACGACCCAACAGTCGATAGATTTTCTGTTGGACAGTTATTTGAGAATTCTTGTAAATGAAAACGGCTTGCAATATTATCTCAAAGTAAAAAATAATAAAGAAAAAGTGAAATAA